In Lolium perenne isolate Kyuss_39 unplaced genomic scaffold, Kyuss_2.0 unplaced10, whole genome shotgun sequence, the genomic stretch TGCCTTCAGTCCTGGGGACTTCTCCGAGTACAGCAGCCAAAAGTGTCGACTTTCCTGACCCTACCTCTCCACAAATTGCAACTTTTTCTCCAGCTTTGACTACCAAATTCACATTCTTTAGAGTTGGTTTTGGTGCATTCTCATCCCATGAGAGACTGCATGAATTCATCGCTATATGGTAATAATCAATGCCagcatggtatctcttcctcacttgCCCGTTCAGCTCGGGTGCATCAAGGAACTTTACTATCCGAGTGAAAGCAACCTTAGCTCGTATCACAACTGCAATAAGATCCGGTATTGACCTAACTGGGTCATGCACAAGACGCAGAGTTGCCACGAAGGTGAAGACATTGCTAGCATCAAGAGGGATTTCCAAAATATAGCATGTGAGGAAGGTAGCTGCTGAAGCCAAAACAGGCGACGCCCAGAAGAGGAAATTGTTGTACACCCTCCTAAGCTGGAATGCCCATAACCACTTGTACTCGACCTCCCTCAGCCCCTCGATGAACTTCTTGAAGTGGCCTTCCCATGCATATAGTTTCAAGACCTTCATATGAAGTAGTGACTGGGACATGGCCTTCAATCTCACATCCTGTGCTTCCATAAGCTTACTCTGGAATCTGTGTTGCAGCTTGGCCAACGGAGCGCTGCAGAGCACATTGATGACAATGACGACCAGCGATGAAATCATCGCGGCGCCAACCGCGCTGTACAGAATCGCCAGACCGATGCAGAGCTGAACGCTTGTTGTCCATGTCTGATGGAACCAGTACGGGAATTCCCCGATCCGGTAGGCGTCGACGGTCACATAATTGATGATTTGTCCAGAAGAGTGCTCCAGTTTCCCTTCATTTGACAGCCTCTGTTGTTTCTTATAAATAGCGGCGGACAGGAACGACCTCACCTGCAGTCCTAATCTCCGAGTGCGGAAATACCACTGCCTCTGCGACAACGATTCACAGCATTTGCACACGAACATTACCGCAGCAAGCACACATCCTTGGTATTCAAAGGTCCCTTTCCCAAGTGATACATTGATGAATGCCTTGAGAAGTATCGGTCCTGTAGTTAAGGTGAGAATCTTGAGCAATGCAAAGAAACCCGAGACCAGGATCGCATGCCTGTGGCAAGAAACAATTGTCCAGAAGATTGATGGCATGGAGTCTGACCCCAACGACTGCTTCAGCTTCTCCCTGAACATCAGGTACTGGTTGTGTGCTCGATCTGTGGCGCCTAAAAGTGGCATGTCTTTGTCCTCAATGGGCTTCTCATAGCCCATCTTCATCAAAGGATTCAACCACCAAAATGACATCTCACTGAGAAAACCAGATCGAGCAAAAGGAGTTACCACGCCATCTGTCTCCGTGTTCAGGGGCTTGAATGAACAATCTCCAATTCCTCCATAACCCTCCTCATCATGGCTTGGTCGAATGGCATAAATAAGGAGGAGAGCTGCACCTGGTAGGGACAGAAGATCTAAACAAGCCTTGACGGTGATGTTCTTGTGTGCCACAATATCAGCAACTGAAGAATAAGAGATGAACGCTGCGAAGATGCTCTGCAAGACCGACCAAGACCGAACAAATGCCGCTCCAAGGAACCGAGGCTTGATGCTTAGAGCAAAGTTGGTAAGGATCAAATTCAGTCCTTGAGATAATGCTACAAGACACCAATAAACAGAAGCGTCCCGATTGAACACAAGCATCCAGAGCCCTAGCTCAAGATAAACCAAACCCAGGCAGCCATTGAACAGCAGAGCAGCCCAATGTAGTCGTGACCTGAGCGCGGACATTCTACTCTTTAGAGTTTTGACAATCAACTGGAGAGCGAGCACGGATACAAGCAGGGCGGCGATGCCGATCGAAACCAGACGATTCATGCTGGTAGAGGAGTTGAACATTTCCTTTGAAGCACATGAGGCCACACCTAAAATGTAGTTATGGAGTATATGCATAGTGCTGGTCAACAGGTAGCTATGTATGTAACATGAGCGGAAGGGTGAGGAGAGCACTGACTTGTGAGGGAACCCAGATGTTCAGCCTCTGTTGCACACGGGGGTGAATCAGCTCCTGTTACAGGCCTGCAGAAACCATGAACGAGAAACTAGTCAGGACAAATAAAATCGAGGAGCCCCGAAGCTGGCAGTGTACGTCGTTGCACGTACAGCTAGATCAAAAGAACAAACCGCGAAAGAATGGGATCAGAAACCAAGACAATGCGCAGAAGAGAACGTGGCTATATCACCCACATATGTGAGAATATGCGAGTGATAACAGGGTCGGGCACGAGGAAATCACCTTGTGGTCACGACCGCCAGGCGCGAGCACGGTGCAGCTCCGGATCTGAGTTCCACAGCGCTGGTGTCATCGACGACACGGCCGGCGGCAGGCTTGAACCTAGCTTGGAGTCGACGGCGAAAACCCAGACTAGGCCACCTGATATGGACGCTACCGGTGCCGGGGAAGACGCCGCGTGGCTGGCTGGTATCGCTGTCACCGGCGCCGGGCAAGACAGCCACGAATGCACTGGATCTCTTGGTCACCGATGATGGCGACGACCGCCGCGGAGTTGGGAAAGAAGGCTGGCCGCGAATCATGGCTCCTCCTGGCTGCCGCCGGTTTGCCTCAGCGCTCCAAGAGGGAAAGAGAGAGACTGTGAGGTTGGAGTGACAGCGCGCGCGGGTGTACAATTTTTAAATTATTCCTCGGCTTATAAACATAGTACTCCATTTGGAGTGACAGCGCGCGAGAGAATACTGCATTTGTCAACTTCTCACGTCCATCTCTTGGCATATTTGTACTCCTGCGATGATTAGATACGGCATTTCTTAAGAGCAATTTATATTCTCTACAATTCCCTTGCACGCTATTATTATTGATAAACTTACGAGTCAACTTGGCAGTACTACTAATTTTGTTTGTTCATACAACGTCCTTAGCCTTTCACTACTATTAGTATTAAGGAATCAATCATCTAGTACCAATTTTCGAAGTTTGCGCCAAGAACCTTCAGCACATGTTGTTCCGTAAACTCCACATGATGCTCATTTCTTTTTGACTCTTACCATATGCATCAAGTTGACAATCTTAATTAATCGCGTATGTTAATATGGAGCTTAGCCACCATTCGTCACAAGGGAACCAATCATctatccttttttttttttgcattattCATTGACTGACTAGACCTAGTTTGTCTGCCCAGGAACACAAACGCAGGAAGTCAAGCTATTTGGGCCGGGGATGGGAAAACCAacgtgtggttggatggttaggagagcAATGATACCCTCAATCCACCAAAGTTCAAACTTCAGGTTTGACACTTTGGTATCTCATTAAAAGCTAGAATATTCTTCAGTGGAAGGCGACGTTCCCATCGATAACGAGACGGCATCTTAAGACCTGTTGTATCAGTTTCTTGGACGGTAGATATCATATTCAGTGACAAATATCCTCATTACAAATGTTTGATCTATCATGTATTAAGGTAAGTAGGTGACATATTGGCTTTTTTGTCACGTATGATCATACATGCATCACGGTATCAACTCGCGTCATGGTTAACCATCACGGATAATCCTGTTGACGAAATTGAATTCGTGATACATTAGTCCGTCATTAATGGTGGGACCCGATTGTCAATGTTAATGTACAAAACCATAAACTAGTTTAAGAAATAGGCAAAAAAAAGAGGCACATCAGAGTTTCGAACTAGGGTTGTTTGAAGTGGCTACCGTTATGCTACCATCCGTTTGCGTTGATATTTTCTTACGTGATAACTTTTATCTTTTTATTTACGGCAATATCAGGCAATGATATAATAAATGTTAAGCGAAAACCCCTTTCAGAGCCCGAGCTACACATAGGACTTTATCCAGGACGTCCATGTGCAAGAAGATCCCGGTAGCACATTTTCCCCCCTTTCTCCTCTCACGCGTGAACAATTCTCTGCGTGCTTCTCTCTGCCGACCGGGCCTCCCCGACGCCCtctccgccggaatagccggccGGAGATGGGCTAGGAGGGGCGCCGTAGTAGTTAGGTTTAGGATTAGGTTAGTTTTGGGCTGTTTGCCTGGTAGTAGGAGCTCAGCTTGGGGTCTAGATGACCAGATCCAGGGCTTCTTAGGGTTTCTCTCCCCGCGGCTAGTTCTCCGGTGGTCGGAGCTGGAGGCGGCGGAGGGGAGCAAGGTCTCCTTCAATAAAGTAGTGGTCATCTTCCGCATCCAGAGGCTCGAGATCCTTGGCGCGGAGCTCCTCTTGgccggccgtggcggcgaggAAGAGGAGCGGTCGGTTGAGGATCGCAGTGGGTGAAGCTTCTCCCGgacggccgtggaggcgaggggaGAAGCTCCGCTGGACTTCGTCTTCGGCTTCGACGATGTGGAGGTTAGCTTCCTGGTTCTTTCGCTCGCGAGCTGCGCCATTCTCTATCCTTCTGCTCGGCCATGGAGGCAAGGGGAGAAGGAAGGGCGATGTCTTGCTTCCGGCTAGGCGGCCTTCACCAGCCAAGACGGCTGTTTCTCTACCTCCATGAAGGAGGTATTTCCTGTCCCCGTTGGAGCTCGACGCTTCAGTGCGGCCAAGTGATTCGTTCCCCGGCGGTGCGGAGGTAGCCAACGGGGTTGGTTCTCGCCACAGGAAGAGTGCGAGCACCTTCTCTCCATTCCTTGGCGGCGACGCGTTGAGGAAGCCGGCGAGCGGCGACGGTGAAGCTccaggacctgattgcttttttaACTTTTGTTCGGGGTGTGTTCTCAGAATTTACAGGTCTTATCTTCAAATATTAGGTTCTTTAGGGCGAGTGTTGTAAAAGGCCTGTTTGCAATTTGTACCCGTCACCTGTTACTGTAATGGAATACCACCTTCTTTGTGCAAAAAAAAAAGTGCAAGAAGATTGGTCAAACTAGTGTATTCAAGTGACGTATTTCACACGAAGGAGATCATTCTGTCTCTAGTAAATCCAACCGTGGCACATGACATACTCACTCTGATCATGCATCAATGCATCCAACAGGACACTGTGGCTCTACCCATATTTAAATTTCAGAGTTTAGACCGCACCTACAATACACCATGCACATAATAATATAAACAATGCTCAAATTAGCACTAGTTCTTATGGTTCATGATTTTTACAAGGACCAATACTGATTTGATTCCATAAGTAATAAACATTCACTAAAGTTAGCACAATAATTCCAGATTTTGATTATTAACATGTATAGATGGTGAACACATGATCTTGATGTTCATAGACTTAACTTAGCACACAATTCCTGATTTTGATCTCAGTACACATCATTGGCACAAACTGTAAACTAGATACAAGGTCTTAAAaaaatgatcacatgttgacaatAGAAAATAAGCATATGATCATTTCATTAGCCATGTTAATACATGAGTTTGTTCTTCATCAAAAAAGATGGACACATTCACGCAACCGCACGTCAAGAATTGAGAGTCACAGCGAAAATTAGATACATCACAAGTTGCAGATGTCAAAATCAAAGAAAATGAATCGGACAATGTTGGACACGCACGGAGCCACATGAGCCCAGGCACATAGCCATCCTCCGTGCATCGCAGGAAATGGCGTCGCCGGCCACCAACAAATGGGTGCATGAATGGTCAGCAGCTGACTGTAGGGTAATCACGGTGCATTTCTCCTCTAACGACGGCGATGACAAAGTCAGATACGGTGATGACATCGACCGGAGCGGCTTCGACAACATGCAATAGATCTGGGTTTACGTTTAAATAAATTCCattgaaatttgaaatatatCATAAAATTTAATGAAACTCATTAAAAAAATAAACCATGTTATGCTTTTAAGGAGCTTTAAGAAGAATTCATGACAataataaataaatatatatgaTAATGGTAATTAATATTATCTATTAATTAAAAGGAGTGAAAAATCATTTCCATACACTTCCCTTTTCCTAGTATAGTACCTCATTTACATAATTAAAATGCTTTCCATGGTATACATATCCTTGATATATGAGGAGGAGCGTATTCTGAGTCTAATTTAGGTGCATGTTAAACACGCCATTAAGAATAAATATAACTTTTTTCCATGCATTCCTCTATAAATAAAATATATACCACCTATCTTAAGCATCTAAAACGACACAATTGCAGGGGCCGGAGAGCTGCATCCTACACTTACTGGATCCGAGGAATCCTGATTTCCCCGGAGATGATAGAAGGTAATGAGGGGGAGTGTGTGTGTCTGCTTTAACGAGCGGACAAGTGTCCGTGTCGACGCGAGGGGTATTTTTTTTAAAAAGATTTATAACATGACATAAGTTGTACTAGAAAGCTTAACCATCCTCTATTTCGCCAGGGAGGGACTATGTATCTATGGTGCACTTTTAAGGAGCTTTACAAAAAATTAATGAAAATAAAAAGTAAACATATGATAACAGTAATTAATATTATCTATCTATTAAAAGAAGGTGAAACGAATCCTTTTCAATCACTTCTCTCTTACTAGTAGTTCTCCCTCCCTCTCGAAAAGGATGTCACAAATTTATTTAGATTTAGATGCATCTATACACTATATCGTGCATAGATACGTCCAAATCTAAATACATCTGCGAAGGATGGATGAGATTTGGATGATTAAAATGCTTCCATGGTAAAAATTTATCCTTGATATAATACAACCCGAAAAAGTATTGTGACTATTAATTTGGTAAGTGTCAAACACGCCCTTATGAATGCAATTTTTTTGCATCATGTTCTCCTATAAAATGCACCACCTAGCCTAAGCATTCAACTCCCATCGATCACTTGTACCATTGAGAATTCACTTGGTGTTCCACCAAATAACGAGATGGGCAAGAAAGTTTTGTTCATGTTGGTCATCCTTCTCATCGCCTCCGGTAAGCATTGAGATTTCGTTCAAAGTTTCTATGAAGATTTTAAAATTGCCACATGGATTTAGTTCAAATCTTGTTTGGTGCATACATACAGTCGAGACAACGCATATGATGGTAAGGGGCGTGGTGCTGTGCGACGTGCCAGAGCTGAATTGCATGTTCAAGTGCTATAAAGGGTCTGGCAAGTGCCTGCGGTGTTGCCAGGACCTCGGCCTCGTCCATGGTTATTGCAGCCTCTTCCGTTGGGACCTCTGCTACTGCTGCAAAAACTACACGGACATCGCAGGTTCCACCCACCACCGACAGCAGCTGCAGACAGACGCCCCGACACCTACTCCTCACTTTCTTTATGCCTGATCATGTTCAGTTCGCATCTTCTACAAATTTACATGTTATACAGAATACTTGTTGAGTTCGATTAAGAGAATAACGAAATTGAAACCCGAAAGCATCAAATGTAGCCTGATTTtgttttttcctttttcaaacttcaaaatttctaattttaaagtttcaaaaaaattcgaaaaaatatgTAGACATAGAGAATGTTGAAACCTATCGGCGTGTAAAATTTTAGATTAAAATACATCATATATTGTccttagtaaaaataacaaagtcTTACAAAATTTGACATACTCCCGAGCGCATGGTTCCACGTGCGATAAGCGCGGCTGGGCGAGGGCGGAGGTAGCGGCCTAGCGCACGGGAGCAGGCCAGCGAGGCGCTACCGTGGTCAACCGGGCAGTGGGGCCACGCGGTCAACCGGGCAGCTGCCTCGCGCGCGGAAATCGCCAACAATCCATCACACATGGAGGCATGCTATTAATTATCCGTCGCGTCACATGCCCTCTAATCCGGGCCGGCCCTCCTTCTAACCGCGCGAGTCTCGCTCGCTTAATAATCTGCGACATCTCCGCTCCACGTCACCGATCCGTGGCCTAAACCATCTCCGCCCTTCATCCCGGGCGCCGGTGCTCATCCAGCATAGATTCCATCCATCCTTTCCGTTTCCTGCTCCAAAACAGGGTCCTTCATTCATCTATAAAAGAAGCCCATGGTCGTCGCCGCGGGCGGCAGCGCGTGCCGTGACTTATGACTTTGGACTTTGGACTTTGGCGACGGGACGGAGGCGCCACCATGCCGCGCGCCGGAGTGTGTGGCCGGACGCCGGCGTACGTGATCCTTCACCGGCACCCCCTTTCCATTCCTCTCCCCATCCGTGTCTCCCTAAAGCCGTTCTTTCTCTGGCTCGTGCTCCGCATAGCGCTGACCGACGCGCTGGTAGTTCCTGCGGTGCTATCCTGCAAATGAGATAGGAAATTTCAAGATTAATTAAGCCAATTTATGATTCTCTCCGAAACTAACAACAATTCAGGCCTTGAACATCATGGCTGGCCTGTAGGTGCAAGGATAGTAATATCGTCAAACAGATGTATAGCCGTCTTATAATTCCACAAAAATTGTTCTGAATGTTGTACAATCCCAGATTTGACCCATGGAGCACCATGTGTTGCTCAAAATGCATCCTAAAACAGGCACTACTTCCACAAAAGTTTACTAGCTCCTTAAGCGCACTAAGAAAAAAAACCTTGACCGCTGATATTATatggcacccccccccccccccccccccccacacacacacacacacgaatTAAATTATGTAAATATCCCCCCTGATATGGCACTCCCCCACACCAATTATGTGTACATTCCAGATTTGGCCCATTGAGCACCCAGATTAGATTCTGAATATTCCCCTGATATGGCACTCCCCCATGAATTATGTGTGTTGCCTCTACCCCTCCTCATAATTATAGACTTTAGGAGGCTAAGATTGAGGAGTTTTCGTTCGAATTCTAAAAAAAAATTGGCACCAACTTTGCCGCCACTTTTTTCGTCTCTCTACGCTGTTGCTTATTAGATAGGAGATATGAAGAGGGAGATCATGGCTCGGATGGACATTGCCGCAGATCGCTGACCTGGTCAGTGAAAACCAAACTCTAGGCCTAGGAAAAAAAACAAATTAATGTAGGTGCGCATGCAATCCGGAGCTAATTTCTATCCATATTAACATGCTCCCGATGGACCGATTTTCCTCCACCCTCATAACTGCTTTGCACTAATTACTCCATATTTCCAGGAGCAATCTCTCCCATGTTCATGCCCAATGAAAATAGGATAACAATTGTACATATTTCACGGAAACTACCAACAAAATGATCGATTTCTATTCCATGCATGTTTCCAATGGAAATAACTACATAGCAATGCCCCCAAATCCGGGCTCATGCATGGAACCAGGCAATCACAAGAATCGCCGTTGTTCGCTGTCATGTTGTCCCGATGTTTCGGAGTGAGCAGAGCTGCCTTATGCGCCGGTTTTGGCTTTGGACGCGAGCAGCTCCCGGACGCCTATACAATATGGTATTAGTGTGTTGTGTTAGTTATCACAATTGGGCAAAAAAGGGGAGGAAGCCTTATGCGCGTTGAACAGTTACATAAGGTGATCCTTATAGTAACAAACACACGCTCCCCACAGTAGACAAAGTAGACATTATTCTTTCTTTGTTTACTTACAATAGCCATGATCTTATTTGTTTTTTGCTTCCAGAGAGGTAAATTAAAAAACTTCCCATCGGAGTAGAGAATATATGTTTAGAAAAAATTCCAATATATATTACTACATCTTCAGACAAACATAAATCAACGACATGAGGAAGATATATGCCACATACAAGGGGACTCCATTTAGTATTAAGCTACCAAAAGCTGGATCATAGATCAACAGGCAGCCAAATCATATTGGGCAACAGAGACCAGCCTATATGTTCTGGAGTcttttttgttggagatatgcccaagaggcaataataaatggttattatatatctttgtgtttatgataatgtttacataccatgttataattgtattaaccgaaacattgatacatgtgtgttatgtaaacaacaaagagtccctagtatgcctcttaactagcttgttgattaatggatgattagtttcataatcatgaacattggatgttattaataacaaggttatgtcattgtatgaatgatgtaatggacacacccaattaagcgtagcataagatcacgtcattaagttatttgcaataagctttcgatacatagttacctagtccttatgaccatgagatcatgtaaatcacttataccggaaaggtactttgattacatcaaacgccactgcgtaaatgggtggttataaaggtgggattaagtatccggaaagtatgagttgaggcatatggatcaacaaaggatttgtccatcccgatgacggatagatatactctgggccctctcggtggaatgtcgtctaatgtcttgcaagcatatgaataagttcataagagaccacataccacggtacgagtaaagagtacttgtcaagagacgaggttgaacaaggtatagagtgataccgatgatcaaaccacggacaagtaaaatatcgcgtgacaaagggaattggtatcgtatgtgaatggttcattcgatcactaaagtcatcgttgaatatgtgggagccattatggatctccagatcccgctattggttattggtcggagagaagtctcaaccatgtctattaTGCAGTTCCGTAAAAGAACACCGTACACTGATAATCCAAAAACCGAGACAGAAGTAGCAGAAGATGATCTTCATATTTTCTCCAACTCAAAGGATCAAGTCTTACCAGGGCAATGTGATCTTAAAGTAGATGAGGAAAAAATAGATGAACTTGCACAGGAAATCCAACCTGAAATCCTTCGGTTTACAGAAGCAAGCATCCATCATTCCCCTTTTGCTCAAATCAAGGTAATACTGAGGAAAGTCGTATAAATTATTTTAATACTTCAAGGAGCACCATGATGATACCACAAGATTAACAGGAACTAAAAAATCCTCTAGCTGTGGAAGGGGCAGTTCTAGCCAGAATACTACAAAGGCGGCTCTGACACCCTCTTCATCTGAGAAATCAGGTTACCTTGTCAGCGTGCATGCACATATGCATCAAATCTTAATTGCTTGCGGATTTATTTATCTGTGAACTTCTGTACAGAAGAAGACAATGTTCGAGAATACAAATCTTTTGAGTCACATGCTCATCCAACACCTCCAGAAGCTGATTATGGGGTAATATTTAGGAGCTGTCTATCTGGAGCACAGATGGAGAAAGTAAACCCTCTTATCCAGAAGATTCAACCAGAAGCTATTGTATTCGTAGCTACCATGAGGAACTGCGATGTTCAACTACCTTGTCCTCTTCTGGTATATTTCTGTTCTTCTATATCGAATGTGCATTTCACTGTTTTTGATATGAACTGGTTGTAGTAGCTACATTCCAGCTTTCTATATTCCCTGGTAAAATCCTGGCATCGTTAAGTTCTCGTGAACTTTCTAAATGATTGGATAAATGATTCTTTCTTGCTTCACAATTGAAACCACGCCTTTTCCGTTCAGCCTAAATTTTCCTTTATTATTTCTTGTGCAATGACATCGAATCTTGTCCACATGTAACCAGATCATTTCGAAGGAACGCGCCTTAGCCACAGCTGCACACTTTCCGGATGAAAATGGGACTGTCACACTTCAGGTGCTGGGCAAGAGTGAGAAGTGGCGGCCGAGATTCTTCATAGAAAAAGGCACGTGCATGTTAATGTACAAAAGCATAAACTAGTTTAAGAAATAGGCAAAAAAGAGGCCCATCAGAGTTTCGAACTAGGGTTGTTTGAAGTGGCTACCGTTATGCTACCATCTGTTTGCGTTGATATTTTCTTACGTGATAACttttatctatttatttatggaaATATCAGGCAATGATATAATAAATGTTAAGCGAAAAACCCTTTCAGAGCCCGAGCTACACATAGGACTTTATCCAGGACGTTCATGTGCAAGAAGATTGGTCAAACTAGTGTATTCAAGTGACGTATTTCACATGAAGGAGATCATTCTGTCTCTCTAGTAAATCCAACCGTGACACATGACAGACTCACTCTGTGGCACACGGGAGTCCCAGCCGACGACTTGGCGACCAGGGCGCGCGGAGTAGAGAGGACCGTATCTGCACACGGGAAGGGCCGGGAGCAGCACCTGTCGCTCGCTCGCTCGATCCATTTCCTTGTGCACGGTCGCGGAGAAGCCAACGACTTGGTTGGTCAACGGACCCGAACGAAACACGCGCGCTACCAATCCTACTCCAGCTTGCTGCCTCGCGACCaatccggccggccggccggcaaaAATAC encodes the following:
- the LOC127328877 gene encoding ABC transporter C family member 10, giving the protein MIRGQPSFPTPRRSSPSSVTKRSSAFVAVLPGAGDSDTSQPRGVFPGTGSVHIRWPSLGFRRRLQARFKPAAGRVVDDTSAVELRSGAAPCSRLAVVTTRPVTGADSPPCATEAEHLGSLTSVASCASKEMFNSSTSMNRLVSIGIAALLVSVLALQLIVKTLKSRMSALRSRLHWAALLFNGCLGLVYLELGLWMLVFNRDASVYWCLVALSQGLNLILTNFALSIKPRFLGAAFVRSWSVLQSIFAAFISYSSVADIVAHKNITVKACLDLLSLPGAALLLIYAIRPSHDEEGYGGIGDCSFKPLNTETDGVVTPFARSGFLSEMSFWWLNPLMKMGYEKPIEDKDMPLLGATDRAHNQYLMFREKLKQSLGSDSMPSIFWTIVSCHRHAILVSGFFALLKILTLTTGPILLKAFINVSLGKGTFEYQGCVLAAVMFVCKCCESLSQRQWYFRTRRLGLQVRSFLSAAIYKKQQRLSNEGKLEHSSGQIINYVTVDAYRIGEFPYWFHQTWTTSVQLCIGLAILYSAVGAAMISSLVVIVINVLCSAPLAKLQHRFQSKLMEAQDVRLKAMSQSLLHMKVLKLYAWEGHFKKFIEGLREVEYKWLWAFQLRRVYNNFLFWASPVLASAATFLTCYILEIPLDASNVFTFVATLRLVHDPVRSIPDLIAVVIRAKVAFTRIVKFLDAPELNGQVRKRYHAGIDYYHIAMNSCSLSWDENAPKPTLKNVNLVVKAGEKVAICGEVGSGKSTLLAAVLGEVPRTEGTNAWIQTGTVQDNILFGSSMDRQRYQDTLERCLLVKDLEMLPYGDCTEIGERGVNLSGGQKQRVQLARALYQNADIYLLDDPFSAVDAHTATRLFNKYVMGALSDKTVLLVTHQVDFLPVFDSILLMSNGEVIRSGSYQTLLADCKEFKDLGNGHKDTSGVSDLNNNIPPSRAKEISINEKDGSHGSRYRDYVKPSPADQLIKKEEKETGDAGVKPYMYYLRQNKGLVYASFAVISHMIFIAGQIAQSSWMAANVQNPHISTLKLINVYIVIGVCTMFFLLSRSLSVVILGIQTSRFLFSQLLSSLFRAPMSFFDTTPIGRVLSRVSLDLNILDLDIPFAFMFSLAASLNAYSNLGVLAVVKWEVLLVSVPMVVLATRLQRYYLATAKELMRISGTTKSTLANHLSESISGAITVRAFGEEDRFFTENLDLVDKNASPCFHNFAATEWLIQRLELMSAVVLSFSAFLMVLLPQGTFSPGKLTL